The sequence below is a genomic window from Gossypium hirsutum isolate 1008001.06 chromosome A11, Gossypium_hirsutum_v2.1, whole genome shotgun sequence.
AGCAAACCATAATATAAACACTAGGATTTAATTAAGCTCTGATGCCAAAATCGGTGTGGTTTAAGAGAGAAAACAGCAACAATAGAAAGAATTAGGGCTGAACAAATGAGTAAGAAAAAGTTGCAACTCAGGAACTTAGGGTTTTAAAAAACCTTTAGTttctttataataattcaaagaaaaaataataataataacaaaaatgctGGCTGTTAAGCTTACAACTATTTATGTAACCCTTCTTTGTTGCAAGTAAAGCTATTAGGCTTTCTtgcaaataaaatttattcttggGCCTAATTTTAAATCCTAAAGATAACTAATAACCCTGGTCATCAATAATACATCTAATACTTAATACATAAatctgaaataataaaatattgtaatataattaAAAGCTCCTGTGTCATGAAGGAAAGGAGCTTTATGGGCTGAGTCTTTCTCAACGAAGGAAGAAAACTTTATAGGTTGAGGTTTTTAACCAAGTAAAGAGGTTAAGAGGTTTTTACAGGTTGAGTTTTTGAACCTAAAAAGAATTAATTGATTTTCTCAACAAAAGAAAAAGCTTTAGGTTGAGTATTTCAACGAAGAAATAAGATTGATAGGTTAAGTGTcttaacaaagaaaaaaagatttaTCAGTCGAGTTTTTGAAGAAGGAAAAAAGCTTTATCGGTTGAGTTTTTCAACAAGGGAAGAAGTTTTATAGGTTGATTATCAATTAAGAAAGAAGCTTTATTGATTTGAGTATTTCAACTAGAAATGCCTTGTATATTGAGTatcataaaagaattaaagtaatgCTTATGAAGGTAATTTAGTAGCAATAAGAAAACTTAATTAGAAAATATGGTTAATTGAACCAAGTATGATTGTTTACTTATGACGCAACTAAATGGAGTTTTGCtaattttattagttatattCAATGTTGTAGGTTGTTAGGAAGATTATCTTGATTGATTTTCTTAAGTTGCTAGGTTTGATAGCCTAAGATTTCCATATTAAGaagataacaaaacatgaaagttttaagctttaaGAAATTTGATTAACTTTGATTAAGTTCTACAAGTTCGTAAGTTTAAAAGGATTGAACCTTAAAAAGTTTAAGCATTGGTCAAAGTTGAAAGTGAAACCAAAGAGACAGTCCTTCATTTCTCAAACAATGTGTCTCAACAAAAGCTATCTAATAGATTATATAAGTTGTCCAAGGAGATTGAGAAGTATATTGTCCTTGATTAAGTAGTATTTCACAAGATTAAGCATGTCATAAAGAAATAATATTGTAGCTTGAAAACTATAAGCTGACTAGAACAACCTAGAAAACTGAGCTTGAAAATCTGAACTGTCACCATTACTATTGTAGCTTCTTGAACATGGCTTGATTTTGTTATACTCAACTGATAGAACTTCTTTCCATAATTGAAATACTCAACCTATAAGCTACTTTTTCCGTTAATTTAGATATTCAACCTATAAAGCTACATTTCTTGGTTGAATCTTTAACCTATAAAGCTTATTTCCTTGGTTGAGAAACTCACCTATAAAGAGTTTTCATTGATTGAAAACACTGAACATATTTTCCTTGGCTTGAAACTACAATAAAGCTTTCTTCCTTGCTCAACCTAtaaatatttcttcttttgtcaAGACTTGAGACACTAAACTTATAAAGTTTCCTTGTTTGAAGTACTGGACCCATAAAGCGTCCTCTTTTCGTTAATATTCTAACCAAGAATAAgaattaacatatatatttatattgaattagcTTTATGTTATCTTATAAATGAGAGTATATTTCAACATTTAAATTCACAACTTATAATGAGTAGTTGCTTGATTGATTTCATGTTTTAACTGATtagaattttaattgtttaacttTTTCTATCTTGAAAATGGTACCAACACGTTAAATCATTTGTAGAAATCACAACTTATATTGCTGTGTTGTTTTCATTGTCTTTCATGTTACACTTAGTTATGTTCCAAAATTTTCTctgtatttatttctttgaaatgtaCCAAATGCTGCTGGGTGAACTGACTAGTTTGCTTGAATAAAACTTTTATTTAACtggtttttatgtattttttacttTTGCAAAATATCCATTATTTCATCTTGGGTATTGCTCTGTTATTGATAGTTTGGTTGTTGAATACAGGGGCACTGCTATTTTTTGCTTTGCTGGGGCTATCAGGGTGCTTTATTACATGCTATGATCGACGAGTGCGTAATGATTTGGCTCAGCCTTGTAGAGAATTATGCCTCTGTTGTTGTCAGCCTGGGTATAACTCTATTAATACTTGGAAACTATTACCGATGTTGATTTTTACTGTCATTTTGATATATTAGTATTCTTTATCATTACTCTGCTAAAACTTTGCCCTCTACGTATTGGTATGTTAAAGTAGAATGAGTTTATTACTTAAACAGATCGCTGCCCTGATTTATCATCATTTACTTCATCTTCTCTCTCTTTCCCCTATCCCTCCTCTGTGAAATGTTATGTCTCATAATTGATATAACAGAGTTTTTATGTTTATCTCAATTGTTACACCTCCAGATATTTTTCATCAAGTTCTTCATAATAGTCATAGTGTGCCAAATATTTTGCATGTGTTGTACCACTCCCCATCTCTTTTCTGAGTTCTGTGCAATGTGCTATTTACTTGTTCATTGCATAGAAACTTCTGAGCTTCCTTTGATCTGAAATGAAATTTGCACTCAAATTGTCAATTTTCGTATATTTGGAGGCATCAAATGCCTTTTTAACCCCTACTCCCCTGTTTCCTATTTTTTCTTTACTGATATGACGTGCCATTTATCTGTCCATGAAATCATGACAAGGGAATATTAGCAATTGTTATGAAGTTAGCAAATATCTGTTTACTCCTACGATCGGTTTCGGAGACAAGTATGCATTCTACATGGGTATGGTTTTTAACTTTTCATGTGCTTGGAGGGTCCTTGAAGTTTCATATCATCATGCCCATGTCCAAAAAATGCTTTGGACGCAGGTATtccaagaaaaatgaagagtcaaaGCAACATAAGTTTATTCCAGTTTAATCCTTTCAGAATTGTAcattatatatgtaaaaacacTCAGAGGAAAAATTCTGTTATATTGCTACTGCTTTAGTTTACAGCtttataaagagaaaaataatcattttaaaggaaataaatcctaatccctaagaatcagtaattgatatcctaatttcctaagaatcagtaactgagattagtttctatttacaagaGATCACAAcagatttctatccttaattatagggattCCAATACCATcagatttctatccttaattatagggattCCAACACTCTCCCTCAAGTTGGAGTGTAGATGTTAATCAAACCCAGCTTGCCACTAAGTTCTTCAAACATGTTTCTGTTTAAACTTTTGGTTAACATGTCTGCAACTTGTTGTCTAGTAGGTAGGTAGATGATGCATACTTCTCCTGAGTgtactttttcttttataaagtgaCGATCTATTTCCACATGTTTGGTCCGATCATGATGCACAGGATTATGTGCTATGCTGACAGCAGCCTGGTTGTCACAGTACATCTTCATAGGTCTGGTAAAAGGCACTTTTAGTTCTCCCATAAGTCTTTGTATCAAAACTCCTTCGCATATACCATGAGATAGTGCTCGATACTCTGCCTCTGCATTGCTGCGTGCTACCACAGATTTTTTTTTGCTCCTCCACGTCACGAGATTACCCCAAACATAACTACAATAGCCGCTTGTAGAGCGTCTATCATTAACAGAACCTGCCCAGTCTGCATCAGTGTAGACTTCCACGCTTCGGTTGATAGTCTTCTTGAAGTACAGGCCTTTACCAGGAGTTCCTTTTAGGTATCTTAGTATTCTATATGCAGCTTCCAGGTGCTTCTCCCTCGGGGCATGCATATACTGGCTAATAACACTCACACTGAAGGCTATGTCTGGACGGGTGTGAGATAGGTAGATGAGCCTTCCTACTAAACGTTGATATCTCCCCCTGTCGATTTCTTCATCCTCATTAGTTCCCAATTTGAGGTTAAACTCCATAGGAGTTTCGGCTGGTTTGCTGCCCATCAAACCAACTTCCGACAGTAGATCAAGAACATATTTCCTTTGGGAAATGAAGATACCTTTTTTCGACCTTGCTACCTCCATaccaagaaaatatttaagactCCCCAAGTCTTTAAGTTCAAACTCTGTACCAAGAAATTCTTTCAATCTCAAAATTTCGCTCGAGTCATTTCCTGTTATTATTATATCGTCAACATAAACGATAAGGATGCAGCATTTACCCTCTTCCGAGTGCTTGTAGAACATGGTGTGGTCTGCCTGTCCTTGAATGTAATTTCTGCTAGTCATAGCTTTTGCAAATCGGCTGAACCACGCTCGTGGAGATTGTTTCAGCCCATACAAGGACTTCTTCAACTTACACACTTGGTCCTTGTTTTCTTCAAACCCTGGTGGGAAATCCATATACACCTCCTCATTTAATTCCCCGTTGAGAAAAGCATTTTTTACATCCAATTGAGTCAAGTGCCAATCAAGGTTGGCAGCAAGAGATAGCAGGACCCGAACGGTGTTTAGCTTGGCAACCGGTGCAAACGTCTCGTTGTAGTCGAGACCATAAGTTTGGGTGAATCCATTAGCCACAAGTCGAGCTTTGTATCGGTCAATACGGCCATCGGGTTTAAATTTCGTAGTGAAAATCCATTTGCACCCTacgatttttttccttttaggcAGATCCGAGACTTCCCATGTTTCATTGTTTTTGAGGGCCTTCATTTCTTCCATCACGGCTTGTCTCCACTCAGCTGATTCAAGAGCCTCTTCtatatttttttggaatttttacaGAATCAACATTAGTCACAAAAGCTTTGTAGGACTTAGATAAATTTCCATAGGATACAAACCGAGAAATAGGATGTTGAGTGCAGCTCCTTGTACCCTTTCGAACTGCAATTGGAAGATAGATGGATGGTGACGGAGGTGGGACTTCTGCTTCAGAACAGTCCTCGGTTGGAGATGTAATTGGCACTGCTGTATCAGTTTCAGGAGAACGATTCCGTCGGGAGTAAACCTGTATTTGCTGTTTTCCTTGACCAAGTGGCTGTTGTACTTCGGTGGAGGTATTGTCATTGGGAAGGACGGTGTTAAATTCTTGCTGTATAGGGGAAACAACTAAATCTGGGATAGTAGTAGTAGGATCAGGCGGTATAATGAGGAGAGTATTAAGGGTCTCATCTTCATTAAAAatctccccctgaagatgagATGCTGCAAAGTATGGTTCATTTTCAAAGAAGGTAACATCTCGAGAGAAACATTCGGCGCAATGTTGGTGAGTAACACTTATAGCCTTTTTGTGTAGGGGAATATCCAATGAAGATACAGGTGTGGGCTCGAGGATCAAGTTtggattgatttggttgatggttATGGACAAAAGCTTTACAGCCGAATATTTTAGCTGGAAGATTAGGGACATGAAATAGAGGGAAGGCCTTTAAAAGAGTATTTAGAGGTGTTTGGAAATTGAGGATCTTTGATGGCATTCGGTTTATGAGATAGCAGGCAGTAAGGACAGCTTCTCCCCACAAGTATTTTGGAACATTCATAGTGAACATTATGGCTCGAGCCACATCAAGAAGATGACGATTTTTCCTCTCAGAGATCccgttttgttgtggagtgtCAGGACAAGAGCTTTGGTGTATAATGCCTTGGTCAGAAAGGTATGGACTTAAGACAGAGTTGAAGTATTCTCTCCCATTGTCAGTACGGAGGGTATGTATGGTAGAGTTGAATTGGGTTCGAACCattgagtgaaaattttggaATACTTTGGGTGTTTCAGATTTTTCTTTGAGTAGATAGACCCAACAGACCCTAGTATGATCATCAATGAATGTTATAAACCATCTAGCCCCTGTAATATTTTTCACTCGGCTGGCTCCCCATAGGTCACTATGGATTAACGAAAAAGGTTGGGACTGAATATGTGGTTTTAATGGGTATGGCACACGGGTATGTTTAGATAATTGGCAAATTTCACACTTCAAGgaattaatacttttatttcgAAATAACAACGGAAGATGTTTTttcaaatacacaaagtttggatGTCCTAACCTACGGTGCCATAACATAATAGTGTCCTCTTTTGCAGTGGATAGAGCCAATCCCCCTTGTGTACTGTTTTTATTCCAAATATATAgtccatcatcaactttagcagtgccaatcatcctccccgaTTTCTGTTCCTGTATCACACAACCAATTGCAGAAAATTCAGCAAGAACTTTTTCATCCTTAGTAAGCTTACTAATTGAAAGTAAATTACAGGACAAGTTTGGAACATGTAGGACTTTATCGAGAGAAAAATTCTCTGTCATTTGTACTTCTCCTATTCCAGCCACAGGTGAGTAAGAACCGTCAGCTATGCGGATTCGGGATTTGTTATGACAAGGAGTGTAGGTGTGAAACAACGTGGAGTCACCTGTCATGTGATCAGAGGCGCCCGAATCGAGTATCCAAGGAGATTGATTATTAGATTCAAAAGCAATGTTGAGGGCAGTACCTTGAGTTGCTAGAGATCCATGAGTAGTGGGAGTACCAAGTATCTTATGGAGAGTCTCAAGCTGTGTTTTGGTTAAGCGAACATCAAGAACATCATCAGCAGTAGTGAAGGATAACATGGCAGTCTTATTATCCTTCTGTTTTTTTCAGGATAGCCATGGAGTTTGAAGCATTTTTCTTTTGTATGACCAACACGATTGCAGTGACTACACCATGGTCTTGTTGATCCAGAATCATTTCCAGCACGTTGTTTTTGTGGCTGTGGACCTTTGGAGATGAGAGCAGAGGTTTCAGTAGGACGATTAGAAATTGGAGTCATAGGTTTAGGTTCCTTTGAATCTCCCATCATGACAAGACGacgcttttcttctcttctaacttCTGCAAATGCTTCACCGATCGTTGGAAGAGGTGATCTACCCAGAATTCGGCCACGGACCTCATCTAACTCACGGTTCAGTCCTGCTAAAAACTCATAAAGACGTTCATTGTTGAGATGGACCATAAACCTGTTGTGTTCTAAGCCTTCACCCCAATCTGCCTCATAATACATATCCAGTTCTtgccacaaaattttcaaattgttaTAGTAGTGAGTTACCTCGAGTGTTCCTTGTCGGATGTCCTTTAACTTAAGCTTGATTTCAAATACTTGGGAGGCGTTTCCAAGATCTGAGTAGTTTTCTTTGACTGCATCCCACATGTCTTTTGcagttttgaaaaaaagataGGTGCGGCTTATATGGCCTTCCATCGAATTGATTAGCCAAGCCATTACAATTGAATTGTTGAGTTCCCAAGTGGCATAAGTAGGATCAGCCATGGTTGGTCGTGGGATTTCTCCATTGATGTACCCTAATTTGCCACGACCACGAATCACTATAAGAACCGATTGAGACCATTGCAAGAAGTTCTTCCCATTTAGCCGATGATTGGTGATTATAAGGGAGGAATTAATTTCACCTTGAGTGATTCCCTGATTGATATTCTGAGTTATTTGTGATGTCTCAGTTTCAGAGAAATTCTCATTGATATCACCCATTGGAGGACTAAACCACAGAAATTTTTAGTAAGggaatttagagaaaaaaataggaTCGAATGAATCCTATAGCCCTGATGCCATGTAAAAACACTCAGAGGAAAAATTCTGTTATATTGCTACTGCTTTAGTTTACAGCtttataaagagaaaaataatcattttaaaggaaataaatcctaatccctaagaatcagtaattgatatcctaatttcctaagaatcagtaactgagattagtttctatttacaagaGATCACAAcagatttctatccttaattatagggattCCAATACCATcagatttctatccttaattatagggattCCAACAATATATTAACATCCTCCAACCATGCTTAATGCTCATTGTGCTGCTGTATACATGTTCAGTACTTCAGTTGGAGCACAAAAGGATGCTTTAGCTGATGATGTCTTTAGATGTTCTGTAGCTATTACTGTATCTCTGACAGATCTGCACAGTTTTTCCTCTCTTTGGCACTTGTCATATTGTGCGTCTTTGGGTTTGCTTCCTTTTTACTTTAGgcattgttatttatttatttatcatgtaTCGTCTGCATAGTTTAGAAGAGTCCCTCCTATGTTGCACTTAAAGTTTGCAACATATGTTGGCTTCATTTTTGCTCATTCTAGTGATTTACCTAATTCTAAACCATTCTCTTCCTCCTTCCTTTTCCAGTGCTCCTCTCATTGGTTAGTCCTGGTGTTATGGGGTGCCATTGTTATTGCTGCTGAAACTAGGGCGGTGCCACTAGGGGAAATGGAATATAACTAAAAATTATCCGAATAAGTTTTCAGTACTAATGCATACTAGGATCTGATTTAGTTTAAAGCAGGTTGTtttcactttttatttattttgatatactAAGCTATTTAAGTGGTGCTAATGATGGGGCTGAAGTATATAAATTGTTACTAGGCAAAATCATTTAACTTCAAATGGTCAGTAAGAAGCTTCAGTATTTGATGGACTGCAGTTGCTTCGTATTTAGTTGATATATTAAGCTATTGAATAGGGTCTATTCATGGGGGTGAAGCACGTACATgtaatttactaattaatttatggGAGTATTGGCCTATTAATTAGGTAATCCTAGTCAAATTATTAATCTGTTTATTCTCTTAACTTGTGTAGGATGTGTGCTGACTGCCATTTGCCTGGCACTCTTTGTATGTGGACTGACTGTACTACGTGCTTTGAAAGCTGTGCTAGTGCTGCTACTGAATGTGGTTGCCTAGGAGGTGCTGGTGAAGCAGGGCTTCCATTATTGTTCATAATGGCATTGATTGTGCTCGGACTATTTACGGTGATTGGCATATTTTATAGTGTTCTGGTTGCTACAATGGTTGGGCAAAGGATTTGGCAGCGTCACTATCACATACTCGCAAAAAGAATGCTGACAAAGGTGAATTGCGTTGACATTTCTTCAGTTTTGATTCATGTACTTCTGTATCATTAAGTACAATTCTTTACCGCAATAGGTCAACTAGGTCCAACCAAACTATTTGAGGAAGTTATTTTCTAGGTGCTTGCTTGTAGATGAATAAGCTACCCCTATAAGAAGACATGAAATGGAAAGGACTGAACATTACCACCTTGTCCCTGTTTGTTTTATGGTTAAAAGTTTTTCCATCACCATATCAGCTTCTATGATGGGATAGGCAAAAAGCTTAACTTAGGCTGTATGTAAGGATTGTCAGGAAATTTGGTGTTAATTGTGGCAATAGATCATATAATTTAGGTTTCTTTCTACATTTAGCTTGTGCGCCATTTCATGTGAAATATACCAACAGTGCTTATAGGTCCATCTATGCTGGTTGCATATATACTGTTCATTTTGCAAAACTTAGATGAAGTAGATTCTGAGAGGATGATATTTTCCATTcaagtttccttttttttttttttaattgattcatTAGTTACTTTATAAATTAGCTCCCAAACTTTGTTTCTCTAGAAATGTGCCTTTCTTTTTGTGCGTGTGGAATTGCTGTGTGGTTAACATGATTTGGTTTTGTGTGTACTCTAATAGGAATATGTTGTTGAGGATGTTGATGGTGAAATAAATGGATCTGACTGGTCTCCCCCCCCTCTCCCACCTGAGCATATTCAGCAGCTGAAAACACTTGGCCTTCTATGAGTTCAGAATTATATTGCCATTGACAAAAACAACATAATGTAAAGATGGACCGACTCCCCATTCTCGTAGGTCAGTCTTGACTACAGGCTTGTTATGAATCCACTTATTTCAACAAAAGTGTTTTATGCAGTTATCAAGCTAGAAAAGTTACGAAAGATTGTCAAAATCATTCAGTTAGAAGTCTGTGAATGATATTGTGGAGTTCTTAACACTTTCTTTTTGTTTCACCATATTATGGAAATGCTTGCCATTAGTTTCACTTCCATTATATATAACTGACAATATGCAATTCTCTCTTCCTGAGATTGGTTCCTtatctgaatctattttcatCCAAATGAAGCGTTTGTTCGCTGATTTGTTACCTGTGTACACTTTGCTAATGTATTTACTGACACTTGAATATGCAGCTTTGTATGTTTGCTGATGCCTTTCTCTCTTCGTTTGTGTCCGATATTTACCATCTTCCATACTTGTAATGAGCTTTATAATAACTACTTAATATGTTATCTTCTGCATAAACCATGTCGCCTGCAGATTTTATGTGCTTTATGTAATAGGCCAAATTTGGCCTGGGCCCaatcaaataataaaaccaaaatattaaTAAGTCCAATGTTCAAGTCCAAATTACAAGATAAAACAGCATGCTTAAAAAACCTAATAGGCCAATTAAAACCCAATTACCAGCCCAAAACTTAAAAAACTAACCCTAGCCTACTAACCCATAACATGTTCAGAAAACAAAATACCCTAGCCAATGCCTTTAGCTGTCGTTCCTCCCACGCACGCCGCACGCCAGCCATCACTCCACGTTTTGTCTGACACCACCTGCAACATGCAAGCAAAAGAGGACAAGCAAAAGAAACAACAtgcaaaaagataaaaaaaaataatagctAATAGTTTAtgaatcggctataaaagccttattataatttttttacgaagGCACACAAACAAAcattagaaataaaaacaaaaaaaaagcattAAAGGTGATTTTACTTCCACTCTCgttttaagttttgattttatttttttatttttatacgaaaataataaaaagaaaaagaaaggagactTACTAGTGGTCGATCTTCCGACTCCGCTAGTGACCGAGGCCGTCATCGCCGATGAACGGTGACCTCTTTTTTATGTCGAGAAGTGCTTGAAACCCTAGAAGCGaagggttttctttttccttcttttggcGAGTGAAGCCATTTCCTTGAACAATCTACTCCAAATCGAAGTTTAGGGGGTCAAAAATACGAAAAAcccctttttttgaaaaaaactccagccaccgtacacggtggtcaCCGTTGTCGTCGGCCGACGGCCACGTTGGACGGATGGTGGCCTAGTGGCCGGATAAGGAGAGCATTGGGAGGGGTTGAgagaatttcaagtttttttaagaAAAGGGAGGGCTGAAATGAGGAAAATTAAAAAACTTGGGTTTAAATAGCAACcattaaacgacgtcgttttgaaggTTAAGTTcagaggccaaaacgacgtcgttttggcttcTGACCCGAGACTTGACCCATTTGCCCTTAGGATTCGTGTGTTTTTGCGGTAAATGGGCTATTTGCGCGCGCGGTCCCTCCGCTTTTGCGATgtgtttcgatttagtccttgtttgtttttttttcttttttaatttggccacaattttatttttgcttcacTTTGGCCCATTTTGAAACGTTGCACATAAGGAATGGGAATAATTTCCCGATCGATCCCCCTTTTTTTGTGCGCATTCCATTTGGGTCCCTATTTAGGTTTTGTCATTTTTTTGTTACAATTTATACCTTTAATTCCATTTtagcttcaatttagtcctttatttaactaattttatctttttatatctGTTTCAATTATTTATGTAATATTCTATTTAAAAGGAAATACCTAATTTAATAtatcttatttatttgtttactaTTCTTTTACTCTTTTAATACTTAAATCTATTATGATttgtcttatatatatatttttatttagtattCTTTACTTTTTAAACACTTAAacctaatattattttttacctATTATATTtatgagaaaggattgtatgaaacagtgacaccacgtcatctgtatccctttccaatagttttatgccacatcaaTATTGTTATCctgaattttaggattttatcctgaaaaaaatcaaatccaaattaaaatactgaaattcaggataagaatactgatgtggcataaaactattggaaagggatacagaTGATGTGGCGTCACTATTTTATACAATCCTTTCTCAGTGTTTTAAGTAAACGGTGAAGCGTTTACTACATTTGTTCTTTCGCATATATGTTGTGTTGTGTTTCTTTTATTGGTTAGTTGCGTATATCTAAACAcgatttaaattattaattgtgTTTAAACGCATTATATTgt
It includes:
- the LOC107886474 gene encoding uncharacterized protein isoform X1 produces the protein MSDQSEELPLMAPPPITEPSEIDLEAGPADQIQCRICLETDGRDFIAPCKCKGTSKYVHRECLDHWRAVKEGFAFAHCTTCKAPYHLRVHVAADRKWRTLKFRFFVTRDILSIFLAVQLVIASLAYLVYLIDGYQQSWLRLAWGFDSELSFYYICGALLFFALLGLSGCFITCYDRRVRNDLAQPCRELCLCCCQPGMCADCHLPGTLCMWTDCTTCFESCASAATECGCLGGAGEAGLPLLFIMALIVLGLFTVIGIFYSVLVATMVGQRIWQRHYHILAKRMLTKEYVVEDVDGEINGSDWSPPPLPPEHIQQLKTLGLL
- the LOC107886474 gene encoding uncharacterized protein isoform X2 — its product is MSDQSEELPLMAPPPITEPSEIDLEAGPADQIQCRICLETDGRDFIAPCKCKGTSKYVHRECLDHWRAVKEGFAFAHCTTCKAPYHLRVHVAADRKWRTLKFRFFVTRDILSIFLAVQLVIASLAYLVYLIDGYQQSWLRLAWGFDSELSFYYIWALLFFALLGLSGCFITCYDRRVRNDLAQPCRELCLCCCQPGMCADCHLPGTLCMWTDCTTCFESCASAATECGCLGGAGEAGLPLLFIMALIVLGLFTVIGIFYSVLVATMVGQRIWQRHYHILAKRMLTKEYVVEDVDGEINGSDWSPPPLPPEHIQQLKTLGLL
- the LOC121210146 gene encoding uncharacterized protein encodes the protein MGDINENFSETETSQITQNINQGITQGEINSSLIITNHRLNGKNFLQWSQSVLIVIRGRGKLGYINGEIPRPTMADPTYATWELNNSIVMAWLINSMEGHISRTYLFFKTAKDMWDAVKENYSDLGNASQVFEIKLKLKDIRQGTLEVTHYYNNLKILWQELDMYYEADWGEGLEHNRFMVHLNNERLYEFLAGLNRELDEVRGRILGRSPLPTIGEAFAEVRREEKRRLVMMGDSKEPKPMTPISNRPTETSALISKGPQPQKQRAGNDSGSTRPWCSHCNRVGHTKEKCFKLHGYPEKNRRIIRLPCYPSLLLMMFLMFA